The region tgatatttttttatttcccaTATACAATATTTTGGATATACAATTTGCAGAATTTCTATTTGAAAGACTCACTATGGATTATGAAACCTTACATCTTAATCAAAATCACAATAACACAATTAAATAGTTTTTATCGCAAACTTTTTAAAACATTCTCAGTCTGTTTACATTTTACAGATTCAAAAAATTGATCTAaagcttcaatttttttatcgaaaaaatctgaaactttttttattagaaAAGCTTCTTctaaatccaaaatttcattgagagtCATCATTTCTTCAGGTTTATTTTTTAATACAAATTCACATTCGGTAGAGTGCCTACGGTGTTCATCCCATGGATCGTCGTCTTTTTCCCATCCATCTAGTTGCTTGTCGCAGAAAAAGCATTTAACTAAGTCTGGTTCTGCTGTAGAACCAACAAAAATAAATCCTGCTTCAGCCATCTACAAAACATAATATTTCGTAATTTCTCTAGACTAGTGTTATATGTTGAATCTAATGAATATTTCTGAATAACATTTCTTCTATATTAGTCTTATTATTTACTGAGATGTACAGGCCTTGTTAGCCTTATATGAAATCCATTAGTGCAAGAAAAAATGTTCTTAGGGTCAATTTTTTGAGAATTGTAAGGCTCATCTAAATGCATATGCATTATGACTTTTTTGTAGATTTAGGAAGAATCTCTTGATTACCATGATTGACAACCTATTTTAGGGCAACcagattttccaaaaaaaaaattatgaaaggcGGTTTGAAACTGTTCAGAATGGATAGAATTTGTTGACCGAAGTAAGAAATTGTTATCACCAACTACTTCATCAGCATTGTCTACTTTCATTTACTATTCACTAATATTTGTTGTTCAACTGTAATTGAAAAGAAGATAGGGCGTTGTCGTTCTTTGTTTTATTTCGGCTtactaaagggttttccaataagagtttcattttgatattagaaaaatatattttttgaaaacaatGGTAGTTGTTGTCTCGTTATCTTTTTCTTAGAAAAGAGATTCTTGGGCTCGCGACAGCATGTACCCAGGATGTTTATTTCAGTTCATTATCAATTtgaatgcgttgttgaagcgttcatcatttcatttttagtattggcgtagtttttacttatcaaatgtcaaaatatgacaactgcccagatagcgggcgattcaaaatgaaaccttcgGAGAACCCTTTATATGCAATTCTGAAAAGCATCAACTCAGCTACCCTAAGATATAATTGAAGGGATGAAAGAATATTTTGATGGAAACCAAAAATAAGCAATAAATGATAATATACAAAATACCCCAGTAAAATTTTGTCTGCGTCCATAAAAGCCAATACGCCGTTTACTTATATTTatcagggtgttcctaaatttatGCGACAAAATTCAGGAGGTgaatatttgtatgaaattaAGATGGGTCTTTCCTATAACAAAATTTCCTAAAATGTGGAAGGATTCATAATAAATGCTGTAAATGACAACCTCCAGCCAAAATACATGAATTTAGTATATGTGTCATGGATTGCCATAGCTCTACtggaattttagaaaaaaaataaaaactgaattttaGTCATCATCTTTTAAGGGTGATACCTCAGAACGAAGGTGAGGAAATTTTGCTATAAGAAAGACCCATCTTAATTTCATACAAGCATTCACCTCCCAAATTTTGTCGCATGAATTATTTA is a window of Harmonia axyridis chromosome 2, icHarAxyr1.1, whole genome shotgun sequence DNA encoding:
- the LOC123672828 gene encoding baculoviral IAP repeat-containing protein 5, producing the protein MSEQLSFLCESKRLATFKNWVFSKKHRCNDKKMAEAGFIFVGSTAEPDLVKCFFCDKQLDGWEKDDDPWDEHRRHSTECEFVLKNKPEEMMTLNEILDLEEAFLIKKVSDFFDKKIEALDQFFESVKCKQTENVLKSLR